From Deltaproteobacteria bacterium:
CACGGGCTCCCTCGCGCACCCCGAGGACCCCACCGCGGCGCCGCCGATGGTCGGCGAGGACGAGGACGGCGAGGCGCCGGAAGCGCCAGAAGCGGACGGGGCCGGCGGTGAGGGCGAGCCGACCTCCATCGGCATCTGGGAGCCACGCAAGGACGCGCAGGGCGAGGTCACGTTCGAGCGCAGCTATGCGCCCCACATCAACTGCGATGAGTTCTGGGCGCACACGCAAACGCTCCATCCGCGAAAGACGCCCCTGCCCATCCGGGTCTGCTTCTTCGGCGAGTCGGTCGCCGCGGCCATGCTCTACCTCCCCGACCTGACGCTGGCCAAGATGATCGAAGAGCAGCTGGCCATCCTGCGCGGTCCGGGTCTCTTCGAGGTGATCGATCTCTCGCGCGTCGCACAGACGCCCTCCGGGATGGTGGGGCTCGCCGTCGAGGCCATGCAGCTCAAGCCGGACATCATGGTCTTCTTCGCCGGTAACAACTGGCCGGTGAAGACCATGGGACACCTCGACGTGAACGGGGCTCAGGAGGAGGGCGAGCTGATGCGCGAGGGGGGCCTGGCCGCCATCGCGCGCGAGATGTATCGCCGTTCGGAGTCCACCGCCGAGGACAACGTCTTCAACCTGAATCGGATCGTCACCGTGGCCGGCGTGAAGGCCGTCTTCGTCATCCCCGAGGACAACCTGATCGATTGGGACTGTCGGCAACCGGTTTGCTGGCTCCCCGGAGACCGCACCGACCGCTGGCACGCGTCCTACGAGAATGGGCTCGCCGCGCTGGAGCGCCGGGCGTGGAACGACGCGGCCTCCATCGCGCAACAGCTCATCGATCTCGACGGAGGCGCGTGCGGAGCGAGCCAGCGGCTTCTCGGCCGGGCGCACTGGGGTGCCGGGCGCCACGCCGAAGCCGAGGTAGCCTTCCGCGAGGACTCCGCAGCCTCGGCGTGGGACGCGGCCCTCGAATTCCCGGCGCGCTTGATCGAGGGCCAGTACCGAGTCCTGCGCGGATCCCGGCACCTCGAGAACTGGACGCGCGTGGACTTGCCGAGCGTCTTCGCCGAGCGCTCGGGCTCCCGACTCGCCGGCCGAGAGCTCTTCCTCGATTACTGCCACCTCTCGTACGAGGGGCTCAAGGTGGCCGCGGCGACCATCGCTTCCGCCATTCTTCGAGCCGCGGGAAGCACCAACGAAGCGGAGCTCGACTGGCACAAGGTGCTGGAACGCGCCCCCGCGCCGCCGCCTGCCACCCTGCTGGCCAGGGCCCTCGTCCACGGCGCCAGCCACAACGTCGACGCCTTGAACGCGCTGGCCCGCCGGGGAGACCTCGCCGACTATTACCTGGAGCGCGCGGTGGAGGCTTCACCGGGCGTGATGGACGCGATGATCGACTTCGGCACCGCGCGACTCAGTCGTTGCGCGCCGATCCTGTCCGCCGGCGCCCGGAGGCTCCACGACTCGCCCTACGGCTTCAGCACGAAACCCTTCGCCCTGCGCGAGATGTCCGCACCGACGGTGCGCGCCATGATGCGCGTCCTCGAGCGTCACGGCCGGTCCGTCGAGCCACTGCTCGAGGCGCTGCTTCGCGCCCCGCATGGGCGCCGCTACGGCGGCATCGACCTCGTCGACGATTACTACACCGACCTCGTGGTCCGCGTGAACAGCGGCGCGACGATCGGCACGCCGCTCATGCACGAGGCCCTGTGGCCTCGCTCGAACTTCTTCTTGCCCGCGGAAGGTCGCTCGAACCTGACCATCGAGGCCACGCTCCGGCTTCCGAGCTTCGCCCGGTCGGCGAGCGCCGCGAAGTCCGCCACGATCCGCGTGAACGGCCGCGAGGTCGGTTCGGTCGGCGTGACGACCGCCTGGAAGAGCGCCTCGTTCAAGGTCGACGCGGCCTTGCTGCACCGAGGGATCAACGACGTCGAGGTGCACTGGCCTCGCCTGGATGGCGACGGGGATCGAGCTCTCGCGGAGATCCTCGACCAGTTCGAGTCGGGACAGCCGGCGCAGCTCCGCCCCGTCTTCGGTGAGCTCGCGTCGCTCGTCGTTCGCCAGAGCTAGTGCGCACTTGAGAAGCTTCGGTATGTTGACTCGACGAAAACGCCCCTGCATATTACTGAGATGCGCTCACAATCTGGGAGGCGATGAGGCCATGCGCCAGCGACGTCCCCTTGCCATCTGGGCCACCGCGGCGTGCTTCGCCGTCGGCTGCGCCGCTTCCCCGACCCAGCCGATCGTCGGCAAGGTCGAGATCGTTCTCCCACCGCAGCTTCAGCTCGAGCAAGCGACGGCCGTGGAGGTCCAGATCTTCGACGCCGAGGGCGCGCGCATCGTCGGCACCCCCGTGGGGGTGAAGTCCTCCGAGCCGTCGGTCGTCCGCGTCGAGAACGACCCCTCGAAGCCCGGACAGCTCCGCGCGATCGCCGCGGGAGCGGGCCAGACGGTCCTCTCGGCCGTGGCGGGCGGCGTGCGCGGCGAGGCCAAGGTCACCGTGCGGTGCCCGCAGCCGACGGGCAAGGGCCTGACCCACTCCGGGCTCGTCACCCGCTCCGAGACCTGGCGGGCCGTCGACGGGCCGCACCACGTGGCAGCGGATCTCACGATTCAACGCCCGGCCGGCTCGAGCGCGCCGGTCGAGGTGACCATTCAATCGTGCAGCCAGGTCACCGTGGCCAAGGGGGTCAGCATCACGGTGGGCGGGGGAACGGCGGCGGCGCTGCGCGTCCTCGGCGGAAACAGCCCCGAGGGTCGCGTGGTCTTTCAGCCCGCGGACGCCGGACAGGGCCCCGGGTCCTGGGTCGGTCTGATTCTGAGCGAGCGTTACCCTGCGGGCGGAACGGAACAGGACCCGACGACCCTGCAGCACGCGGTGGTACGCGGCGCCGGCGGTTCCCACGGCAGCGACCCTGCCGCTGGCGTGCGGGTCGAGGGCAACGAGGGGAGCTCGACCCTCCCCACCCTCACGGGGCTCGTCGTGGACGGCAGCGCCGGGCACGGCATCGTCCTGTCGCAGTTTGGTGGCATCTCGAGCACCTCCACCGCCTGCGAGGTCACGAACTGCCGGCTCTCCGCGTGGAGGTCTCACCCCGACCAGGTTGGGAACATCGTCGCCGGGAAGACCTCCGGCAACGGCGTAGATGCGATCGAGGTGGTGGCGGGAGCGGTGGCGCACTCGGCGAAGTGGAACGTCACCGCGGTACCTTATTTCATCTCGGGCAACGTCTCCGTGGGCGGCTGGCCTCGCGAGATCCCGGGCCGACTGCTCGACCTGTTCCTCGCGATCGACGCGGGCGTGACACTGAAGTTCGCCAAGGGCACGCGGCTCGCCATCGGTATGGAGCGCAGCGCGCGGTCAGGTCTCCTCGTGCAGGGGACGACCGAGGCCCCCGTGACCTTCACCTCTGCACAAGCCCAGCCCGCGAAGGGGGACTGGGGCGGCGTGATCTTCGGGCGGTACGCCATCCCCACCTCGGTGCTCAGGAACGCTATCTTCGAGTACGGTGGCGCTCCGAACGGCGTGGCGGGCTTCGACGGCGACTACGAGCAGCCGGAGCTGGCGAACCTCGTGTTCCTGACCAGCATTGCCCGGAGCTCGGTCACCGGGGTGAAGTTCCGGCACAGCGCCGGCTACGGCGTAGCGCGCGGCTTCACCGACCTGAATGACTACGTACTGATGGGTAACCTGTTCGACGCGCCGACCCTGGCGCTCGGCACGCAATCTCCTATCACCAGCCTGACGCTCTCCGCCCCCATCGCGGCCGATGGGTCGCTCAAGCCGAACACGATCTGCGGAGAGGGTGTGAAGTCCCCCGCCGTCGAATGGAAGGTCCCCACGCCGGGTCCCACCGCTGGGAAGGGTTTCCCCGAGAAGGTGAAGTCCTTCGTCCTCCTGGTCCGCCAGGCGGGCGCGGAGAAGGCGCACTGGGCCGTGCACGGCCTCTCCACCAAGGTCACCGCGCTCGCCGTCGACGCCGCCGGAACGGGCAAGCTGCCCGAGGGAGCGGTGGAGCTCGTGCCCTTCGGCGGCGCCTGCCCCGCGGGTCCCCCCGCGACCTGCAAGCAGCTCAAGGCCGACTGCACCGCCGCCAAGCTCGGGTCCTGCCTCGAGTACGAGAAGAGCTGCGTGAAGGCCTTCCGCTTCGAGCTCTACGCCGTGGAGGCGGACAAGCTCGCGGTCGGCGCCAGCCCGTCGCTCGCCGAGCTCGACGCCGCACTGCTCCCCGTCACGCGTGGCATCGCCGACGTGTCGGCCACCTTCGAGATCCCCTAGACCCACAGGACGTCTCATGCCTGCCACGCAAGCGGCCGCACCCAAGCTCCGAGCCGACGTCAAGCTGACTGCCTCTTCGAGTCCCGAGGGCGACGAGCTGGCGGCGGTCCTCAACGACCCCGTGCGCCAGCTCGACCTGGCGCTGAACCCGCTGCAGTACACGATCGCCCAGGCCCTCGACGGCTCGCACACCATCTCGGAGATCGCGGGCCTCCTCTCCCGCGAGTTCGAGGTGGACGTCGAGGCCGAGGACGTCGCGGCCTTCGTCGACGAGCTCGAGCGCGAGCTCTGGCTGCAATCTCCCGCGGCGGAAGAGGCCATCGCCGCGTTGCGCGCGGAGCGCATCCAGCGCATCGCGGGGGCGTGGAAGGGCGTTTTCGACGAGAAGCTCGCCCAGGCCTACGACCCGGCGGGGGTGATGCGGCACGCCGGGGAGCGCCTGGCGACCCTCCTTCCCCTCCACACCGGACAGCGTTTGCTCGACCTGGCGGCCGGCACCGGCTGCGTGTCGCTCCCCGTGGCGCGCCTCGCAGAGCCTGGCTCGCACCTCACCTCGGTCGACATCTCGGTCGAGATGCTCGGCAAGCTGAAGCAGCGCAAGCAGGGCGCGACGCTCATCGCCTCGCCCGCGCCGGTAAAGGGCAACGCCTACGAGCTCCCGTTCGCCGACCGCACCTTCGACCTCGCGACCTGCGGGATCGCCATTCCGTTCTTCCCCCACGTCGAGGGCGCGCTGCGGGAGGTCCGCCGCGTGCTCAAGACGGGCGGCCGACTCGGCATCTCCACCATCAGCGAGGGCTCGTACGGCCCGGTGGCCGAGCAGGTGACGGCGCTCATCAGCGAGCACGCGGGGGAATTCCCTTATCCGAGCGAGGAATCGACGATCAGCCCCGCCGACGTGGCGAAGCTCTTCGAGCTGGCGGAGTTCTCCAGCGTCGAGGTGACGACGGAGAAAGCGACCTTCCTCATGGCCGACGAGGAGGCGTACTGGAACGGCGTCTTCTGGCAGATCGGAGCGGGGGAGTGGATCCGCACGCTCCCCGAAGCCACGATCGCCGAGATCAAGGCTACCTGCTTTCGCCTGCTCGCCCCGCTGCGCGAAGAGAGGGGCATCCCCGTCCCGCTCTGCTTGACCTACGTGCTGGGCACGCGCGCCGCTTGACCCCCGCTCGGCCCCTCCGCGCGGCCACGGACACCCGCGCTGAAGCGAACGCGTCGTGAGGTGACCCGATGAAGGTCCTGGTGATCGGCGGAACCCGCTTCCTTGGCCATTACGCCGCGGAGACGCTCGCTCGGCGCGGACACGAGGTCCTGGTGTTCCACCGCGGCATGCACCGCGAGGCCTCGTGCGAGGGAGGACCGGGGGCCCCGGAGCACATCCACGCCGACCGGCACGACCGCGCCGCGCTCGACGCGGCTGTCGCGCGGGTCGAGGCCGTCGTGGACATCGACGCGCGCAACGACGAGAACAGCCGCGCGCTGGTGGAGCTGGCCCAGGGGCGCGTCTCGCGCGTGGTGTTCGTCTCGAGCGTCCACGTCTACCAGGGGCTCGACGAGGAGCCGACCCAGCCGGTCCCCTTTCGCGAGGAGACCTCCCTCCTGCGCAGCGAGCTGCTCTACCCCTATCGCGGGATGGGCGCGGGGATGGACGACTTCGACGCGCTCCTGCTCGAACGCGGGGCGCGCGCAGCGCTGACCGACGCGGCGACCTCCGTCGTCGCCCTGCGCATGCCGCAGATCTACGGGCCGCGGGACTACTTCGCCCGCGAGTACCCCTGGATTCGCGCCGCCCAGGACGGAAGGAGCGTGCTGCTCATGGGGACCGGCCTGAGCTGGCTCGTGCAGCGCGTCTGGGTCCGCGACGCGGCGCTGGCCACGGCGCTGGCGGTGGAGACGGCGAGCACTGGCTTTCGGGCCTTCAACGTGGGCGAATGGGAGGTCGCCACGACCAAGCAACTGGCGCAGGCCGTAGGAGAGGTGCTCGGTCACCGCTTCGAGGTCGCCGCGGTCCCCGACGAGATCTTGCCCCCGCACCTGGCGTGGCTCGGCCACAAGGCCCAGCACCAGTGGGCGGACACGTCCGCGTTTCGCCGCTGGTCCGGCTTCCAGGAGCTCGGTCCAGCAAGCGATGCGCTGCGGGAAACCGTCGCGTGGCACGTCGAGCACCCGCCGTCCGAGGAAACGTGGCCGGCACCGGACTACGCGGCCGAAGACGAGATCCTGCAGCTCCTGCGCGAGGGGTAGTTCCCGACCGAGAGCCCGGCGGCGCCCGGCGACTGTGGCGTCGTGTCCGGTGCGAACCTACCCGGCATACCGTCGCACACGAGCCGGCGCGACGCCCCTCTCGCGCCTCGCCGGCCGTTGCGTCGACGAACTGCGCCGAGTACACTTTTTCACATGCATCGCAGCCAGAGTGGCGTTCTGAGGGCTGACCTGCGTCTGACCTGCGACGGAGACCCCGCGGACGAATCGTCGACCTGGGCGCTCTACGATCCCATCACGCTCCGCTCGTTCGAGGTCCCCTCGCTCCAGGCGCAGGTCCTGCGCGCGCTGGAAGAGGGACGCTCGCAGCGCGAGATCGCCGCGGAGCTGGCGGCGGACGACGACCCGGAGGCGGCCGAAGCGATGCTCGGCGAGTACCTCGCCTCTCTCGACGACCTAGCGTTGCTCCGCGGAGAACGGAGCGCCGACGAGATCCGCCGCCTGCAGCGAGAGGCCCGCCGCAGGGAGCTCAAGGAAGACCAGCGAGCGGCCCTCGGCTCCATGCTCGCGCGCGTAACCCGCGTCATCCCCTACTACCAGGACACGCTGGCGCCCCTCGGTCCCGAGGAGCAGGACCACGCGATCGATCGCCTGCCGATCCTCTCCAAGGACACCCTGCGAGCGGAGTTCCCCCGCTTCCTCCCGTCGGCCGAGGTCATCAGCGCGATGGGGAGCGACGCGGCGTGGGGCTCCACCTCGGGGACGACGGGCGACCGCCTCCAGGTGGTGTCGAGCAGCGCCTACAGCATCGACGCCTGGAACCGGATCTACAACTTCAACGCCCAGGTCGTGCGCTCGCTGCGGAAGGACCGGGAGCTGCGCGCGGCGCGGCTCACCTCTCCCATCTGCTCCGGGACCGAGTGCCACGTCGGGCGCTCGGTGCCCTACGAGGAGCGGGCGGACGACGGTGAGCTGCTCCTCGAGACGAGCATGAACATCCTGGGCGACCTGGATGACATGTTCGAGAACATGCTGAAGGAGCTGCACCAGTTCGAGCCCGACTACCTGATCGTGAATCCAAGCTATCTCGCCGCCTTCGCGCGCTACATCGTGCGCCACGGCGCGACGGTGCCGCGGATCAGCTTCGTGGTCACTACCTACGAACTGCTCAGTCGCGTCCACCGCAAGCTGATCCAGACCGCCCTTTCCTGCCCCGTCTGGGCGGGCTACGCCTCCTCCGAGAGCGGCCCCATCGCGATGGAGTGCGAGCACGGACGGATTCACGTGAGCGAGCGGGACACGCTGGCGGAGGTCAGGACGAACGGCCGCGCCGCGACGGCGGGGGAGACGGGGCGTCTGGTGCTCACCACCTTGAACAAGCCGCTCACGCCGCTGCTGCGCTACGACTCGCAAGACCTCGTGACCGTCGCCCCTCCCTGCGACTGCGGACGCTCCGAGACGGACGTGTTCGCGAGCCTCGAAGGTCGCCTGAAGGACGTGGTCTTCAGCGGTGCCGGTCTGCCCGTCACCCCGAATCAGGTGGACGAAGCCTTCTTTCGCGCCGAAACGAGCATTTGCTTCTATTCGCTGGTGCAGCGAGGGCCGCGCCTCTTCACGGCCAACGTGGTGGCGGAGGAGGGTTTCGACAAGCCCATGCGCGACCGCCTGACGGATTCCCTGCATTCGCTCCTGGGCAGCGACGTGCGGATCAACGTGGAGGCGCGGCACGAGCTGCGGCCCGAGGTTTCGGGGAAGTTCAGGCTCGCTTACCAGGAGAACCCGACCGGTTTGAGCGAGCTCTTCCTTCCCTGAGGCCCCGCGCCGAATAGACGGATAGGTCAGGCAACCCTTGGATAGATGCATATCGTCCGTTCCGACGGACGCGGAGAGTCCATGGCGCTAGACGTGCGCGAGCTGCGACAGGAGTTCCCGGCCCTCGACCGGATGGTGGGAGGCAACCCCATCACCTATCTCGACAGCGCCGCGACGACGCTCAAACCGCGAGCCGTCATCGACGCGGTTGTGGGATACATGTCCCGTTACAGCGGAAACATCCACCGCGGCAAGCACCTCTTCTCCGAGGAGGCGTCGGAGGCCTTCGAGGGGGCACGAGAGGCCGTGGCGCAGTTCGTCAACGCCCGCGTCGAGGAGGTCGTCTTCGTCCACGGCACGACGGAGGCCATCAATCTGGTGGCGGACGGGCTCTGCTTGGCGCGCGACGAGAACGTCGTCGGATCGATCCTCGAGCATCACTCCAACATCCTCCCCTGGCGCGCGCGTTGCGAGTACCGGGCTGCGCCGCTGACCGCGGCCGGGATTCCGGACGTCGCGGCTGCCGAGGCGCTCATCGACGCACGGACCCGCGCCCTGACCGTCACGCTCTGCTCGAACGTCACGGGCGTCGTGATCCCCATCGACGCCTGGGTCGCGCTGGCACGCCGACACGACCTGCCCATACTCGTCGACGCTGCGCAGGCCGCCCCCCACCGGCGCCTCGACCTCCGAGCTCTCGACTGCGACTTCCTGGTCTTCTCGGGGCACAAGATGCTCGGCCCCACCGGCGTCGGGGTGCTCTGCGGCAAGAAGGAACGGCTCGCCGCGCTCACGCCGCGCAACCTGGGGGGCGGCACGGTGTCCCTCGTGCGCAACGACATGTCCTACGAGCTCCGCGAGCTGCCGTGGCGCCTCGAGCCCGGCACCCCCGACATCGCGGCGGTGATCGGGCTCAAGGCGGCCGTGCGTTTTCTCGAGGACCTCGGTCGGGACGAGCTGGAAGAGCACGATGCGACCATGGCCGCCTGCCTCGCCACCCATCTCGGCGCCGTGCCCGACCTCGCGGTCTATGCGCCCGCGCGCGAGCTCCCGCGAGCCGGCATCGCCTCCATGTGGGATGCCTCGGGGACCATGGCCCCGGATTATCTGGCCCGGGTGCTCAGCGACACGTTCGGCATCATGGTTCGCGGCGGACACCACTGCGCCCACCCGCTGCACGACCTGATAAACCCCCGCGGCTCGGTGCGCGCCTCCACCTATCTCTATACGACGGAGGAAGAGGTGGAGCGCCTCGCCGGAGCCCTGCGCCGCGTGATCGGGTCGCGGCGCACCTGAGCGGTGCTGCGCCTGGACGACGACTTCCCACGGCACGACGACCTCCGCGCGCTCGACCGCGACTAGACAAGCCGGACGGCCGTTGCTAGATTGGCGCTTCATCCAGCCGGAGAGTCCCTGTTGGTGCACGTACTTGCGCAGCGTGCGATCGATGAAGCCATGCGGCAAGGCGCGACCTACGCCGAAGCCCGCGTCATCCGCCGCACGACCGAGGGGGTCGCGGTCCTGGACCGCGTCGTGCAGCCCGTGCGGTCGAACGCGGATCTCGGCTTCGGCGTGCGGGTGCTCGTCAACGGCGCCTGGGGTTTCGCCGCCAGTCAACTCGTCACGCCCGACGAGGTCGAGCGGGTAGCGCGTCTCGCCGTGAGCGGTGGACGCGTCGCTGCGGCCTTCCGCGAGCGGCCGGTGGAGTTCCGCCCGGCCAAGGCCTGCCGCGCGCAGTGGAAGACCCCGATCGAGATCGACCCGCTCAGCGTCTCGCAGAAGGAGAAGGTGGAGCTGCTGCTCTCCTATCAGGAGCTTGCCTTCCGGGAGCCCTGCGTGACCAACATGATGTTCGACGTCTACTCGGTGCGCGAGGAGCGGCACTTCGCGTCGAGCGAAAGCTGCTACGTCGACCAGGAGCTCTACTACGTCTGGCCGAGCTTCCTGCTCGTCTCCATCGACGAGGAGACGGGCGAGCCGATACAGCGGGCCTCGGATACCCACGCCGCCGCGAAGGGCTGGGAGCACGTGCAAGAGCTCGACATCCCCGGTCACATCGAGCACCTGACCGCGCAGCTGAAGGAGAAGCTCTCCGCCTCGCCGGTCGAGCCTCGGCGGAGGGCGCTGGTCCTCGACTCCTCGAACCTTCAGCTCACGCTGCACGAGACGATCGGCCACGCCGTCGAGCTCGACCTCGCTCTCGGTGGTGACGCGCAGAGCGCCAGCGCGACCTATTGCACGCTCGACCGCCTCGACACGCTGCGACTCGGGAGCAAGCTGGTCAACGTCACCGCGGACCGCTCGACCCCCGGCGCCCTCTCGACCTGCGGCTTCGACGACGAAGGCTACCCGACCGAGACCTTCAGCGTCGTACGCGAGGGGCTCTTCGTGGGCTACGCCACCTCCGCGAGCCACGCGCTCGAAGCGCGCGGACAACGGCCCCGCGGCTGCGCCTATGCGGCTACGTGGGCCGACGTCCCCATGCTGCGGGTGCCCAACCTCACCCTCGCCGCCGGACCCGACCCGGTGAGCGTCGAGGACCTCATCGCCGCCACCGACGACGGCATCTACCTCGCGGGTGCCGGCTCCTTCAGCATCGACGAGCAGCGCGGCAACGGGCAGTTCGGCGGCCAGGTGGCGTGGGAGATCAAGCGGGGGAAGCTCACGCGCATGCTGCGCGACGTAGGTTACCGCTGCAGCTCGCTCGAGTTCTGGAACAGCTGCACCGTGCTCGGTGGGCCGGCCACCTGGACCATGGGCGGCACGCTGATGTGCGGTAAGGGGGACCCCGCGCAGTACTGCCCCTCCGGGCACGGCGCCCCTGCCGCGCGTTTCGACAACATCGATGTGTTCAACACGCGAGCCGAGTGATGCTCCTCTCCGAGAACGAAGCCCAGGAAATCTGCCGCAAGCTCCTCGGCGCCGTGACGGGCGAAGACGCGCTCGTCTCCCTTACCGGCATGCGCACGAGCTCCACCGCGTTCGCGCGCAACGAGGTGCTGAGAACCGCCGCGCTCCACGACCTGGAGGTCTCGGTGACCGTGACCCTCGCCGGGCGACGCGGTCACGCCGTGACCAACCAGGCCGACGATGAGTCCCTGCGCCGGACGGTGGCCACGGCCGAACGAAACGCCTCCGTCGGACACGCGGAAGGGGAGGTGCCGCCGACCCTTGGCCCTCAGGACTATCGGCAGAGCCTCTCCTGGTTCGCCGACGCGGCCGAGGCCGGGCCGGACGCGCACGAGGAACACGTGCGACGCTCTATCGAACGCTGCCGCCACGAAGACCTTCTCGGCGCGGGAACGGTGGAGACGGGAGAAAGCCTCCACGCCGTCGCCACGCTACGCGGCCTCTTCGGGTACCAGCGACGTAGTCGCGCGCGCTTCTCGACGACCGTACGGACCAGAGCTGGAGACGCGGCCGGCGAGGAAGCCGCCTACGGCTTCTCGCTGGCCGACCTGGACAGTCGCAAGGTCGTCGAGGCCGCCGTCGAATGCTGTCGCCGCTCTCGCGGAGCCATGGCCGTCGAGCCCGGACTCTACACGGTCGTCTTCGCCCCCGTCGCGGCGGCCGACGTCTACGGCTGGATCTTCACGCAGCTCGATGGCTGGAGCACCGAGGTCGGAGAGACCTGTTTCTCGCAGCCGGGCGGAGAGCTTCCGCTCGGCAAGCAGCTGCTCAGCGAAAAGCTGTCGATCTGGACCGATCCGGAGGACCCCCACGCACCCGCCGCCGCGCTCGACGACGAGGGTCTCGCCGCGCGCCGCATCCACTGGGTCGAGAACGGCGTGCTGCGCATGCTCGCCTACGCTCCCCAGAAGGCGGTCGAGCGCGGCCTGGCCGTCGTGCCGGCGCCCACTAGCTTCATCCTGAGCAGCAGCGCGACCACCCTCGACGGCCTCGTCGCAGAGGTCGACCGAGGCATCCTCGTCTCGCGCACGCAGTACGTCCAGCCGACCGACGACGGGCATCGCTATGTGGTCGGCGGAGTGACGGGGATAGGGACCTTCCTCATCGAGCACGGCAAGGTGACGCGACCGCTCCTCAACCTGCGTTTCACGGAGGACGTCCAGCGCGGCCTCTCGGAGCTCGAAGCGCTCGGCTGCGCGGCTCGCACGTTGCCCGTAGCCATCGACGCGCAGGAGCTGTGCTACTTCCCCAGCCTGCGGATCCCGAGCTTTCGCGTCGAGGAGTGCCTCGCGGGGGTCTAAACGAGCGTCGCCTGAGCGGGGGACTTCGACCATCGGTCGCGCCGAGAGGACGTGAGCATGAAGATCGCGGTGATTGGGGGCACGGGGTGGCTCGGACCCTACGTCGTGCAAGAGCTCGTCGCCTCCGGGCACCAGGTCACCGTCTTCAATCGGGGGCTGAGTCAAGGCCAGCTCCCCGCCGCGGTGAGGCGGCTACAGGGCGATCGTCACGACGTGTCGCTCCTGACCGAGGCCTTCCGGGGCTGCGACGCGGTCGTCGACCCGCACCCGGCCAACGCGGAGGACACACGCGCCGCCGTGGAGGCCTGTCGGGCGGCCCGCGTCTCCCGGCTCGTCGCCGTGGTCTGCGCCGAATCCTACTTCGCCGCCATCGCCGAAGGACTCGAGGACCCCGAGCTGATCCCCGCCAGCGAGCTCGCCCCGACCCGGGAGCTCGGCACCGACAACCCG
This genomic window contains:
- a CDS encoding NAD-dependent epimerase/dehydratase family protein, encoding MKVLVIGGTRFLGHYAAETLARRGHEVLVFHRGMHREASCEGGPGAPEHIHADRHDRAALDAAVARVEAVVDIDARNDENSRALVELAQGRVSRVVFVSSVHVYQGLDEEPTQPVPFREETSLLRSELLYPYRGMGAGMDDFDALLLERGARAALTDAATSVVALRMPQIYGPRDYFAREYPWIRAAQDGRSVLLMGTGLSWLVQRVWVRDAALATALAVETASTGFRAFNVGEWEVATTKQLAQAVGEVLGHRFEVAAVPDEILPPHLAWLGHKAQHQWADTSAFRRWSGFQELGPASDALRETVAWHVEHPPSEETWPAPDYAAEDEILQLLREG
- a CDS encoding TldD/PmbA family protein, giving the protein MRQGATYAEARVIRRTTEGVAVLDRVVQPVRSNADLGFGVRVLVNGAWGFAASQLVTPDEVERVARLAVSGGRVAAAFRERPVEFRPAKACRAQWKTPIEIDPLSVSQKEKVELLLSYQELAFREPCVTNMMFDVYSVREERHFASSESCYVDQELYYVWPSFLLVSIDEETGEPIQRASDTHAAAKGWEHVQELDIPGHIEHLTAQLKEKLSASPVEPRRRALVLDSSNLQLTLHETIGHAVELDLALGGDAQSASATYCTLDRLDTLRLGSKLVNVTADRSTPGALSTCGFDDEGYPTETFSVVREGLFVGYATSASHALEARGQRPRGCAYAATWADVPMLRVPNLTLAAGPDPVSVEDLIAATDDGIYLAGAGSFSIDEQRGNGQFGGQVAWEIKRGKLTRMLRDVGYRCSSLEFWNSCTVLGGPATWTMGGTLMCGKGDPAQYCPSGHGAPAARFDNIDVFNTRAE
- a CDS encoding cysteine desulfurase — protein: MALDVRELRQEFPALDRMVGGNPITYLDSAATTLKPRAVIDAVVGYMSRYSGNIHRGKHLFSEEASEAFEGAREAVAQFVNARVEEVVFVHGTTEAINLVADGLCLARDENVVGSILEHHSNILPWRARCEYRAAPLTAAGIPDVAAAEALIDARTRALTVTLCSNVTGVVIPIDAWVALARRHDLPILVDAAQAAPHRRLDLRALDCDFLVFSGHKMLGPTGVGVLCGKKERLAALTPRNLGGGTVSLVRNDMSYELRELPWRLEPGTPDIAAVIGLKAAVRFLEDLGRDELEEHDATMAACLATHLGAVPDLAVYAPARELPRAGIASMWDASGTMAPDYLARVLSDTFGIMVRGGHHCAHPLHDLINPRGSVRASTYLYTTEEEVERLAGALRRVIGSRRT
- a CDS encoding phenylacetate--CoA ligase family protein; its protein translation is MHRSQSGVLRADLRLTCDGDPADESSTWALYDPITLRSFEVPSLQAQVLRALEEGRSQREIAAELAADDDPEAAEAMLGEYLASLDDLALLRGERSADEIRRLQREARRRELKEDQRAALGSMLARVTRVIPYYQDTLAPLGPEEQDHAIDRLPILSKDTLRAEFPRFLPSAEVISAMGSDAAWGSTSGTTGDRLQVVSSSAYSIDAWNRIYNFNAQVVRSLRKDRELRAARLTSPICSGTECHVGRSVPYEERADDGELLLETSMNILGDLDDMFENMLKELHQFEPDYLIVNPSYLAAFARYIVRHGATVPRISFVVTTYELLSRVHRKLIQTALSCPVWAGYASSESGPIAMECEHGRIHVSERDTLAEVRTNGRAATAGETGRLVLTTLNKPLTPLLRYDSQDLVTVAPPCDCGRSETDVFASLEGRLKDVVFSGAGLPVTPNQVDEAFFRAETSICFYSLVQRGPRLFTANVVAEEGFDKPMRDRLTDSLHSLLGSDVRINVEARHELRPEVSGKFRLAYQENPTGLSELFLP
- a CDS encoding PqqD family peptide modification chaperone, with the translated sequence MPATQAAAPKLRADVKLTASSSPEGDELAAVLNDPVRQLDLALNPLQYTIAQALDGSHTISEIAGLLSREFEVDVEAEDVAAFVDELERELWLQSPAAEEAIAALRAERIQRIAGAWKGVFDEKLAQAYDPAGVMRHAGERLATLLPLHTGQRLLDLAAGTGCVSLPVARLAEPGSHLTSVDISVEMLGKLKQRKQGATLIASPAPVKGNAYELPFADRTFDLATCGIAIPFFPHVEGALREVRRVLKTGGRLGISTISEGSYGPVAEQVTALISEHAGEFPYPSEESTISPADVAKLFELAEFSSVEVTTEKATFLMADEEAYWNGVFWQIGAGEWIRTLPEATIAEIKATCFRLLAPLREERGIPVPLCLTYVLGTRAA